The Punica granatum isolate Tunisia-2019 chromosome 4, ASM765513v2, whole genome shotgun sequence genome has a window encoding:
- the LOC116204922 gene encoding U6 snRNA phosphodiesterase — protein MEALRASYGCSSDSDTDDSPSPESPPAKEAEKVDPLPPPPLSLISPPNSLAGMFDQSTTTGQPSRVRSFPHVEGNYALHVYIPANIIAPQRPQIALLLKRVASLVPDLFVVDADVPLGALCKDEWKLQQVALGQEFHISLGRTVPIRVHQIDSVVTMLRQKLQSHKRFWIDFSKWEVFVNDDSTRTFLSLEVTKRGLSEIMKQIKLVNEVYRLHDLPEFYKDPRPHISLVWASGDISESLKKVVVNEEINGSMSVRGLPEKCFLTSKFSGIECKIGKKSYKICKLPDK, from the exons ATGGAGGCGCTGAGGGCCTCGTACGGCTGCTCCTCGGATTCCGACACCGACGACTCTCCCTCTCCCGAGTCTCCTCCAGCTAAGGAGGCCGAGAAGGTGGACCCTTTGCCTCCGCCGCCTCTTTCCCTCATTTCCCCTCCCAATTCCCTCGCTG GGATGTTCGATCAGTCGACGACCACTGGGCAGCCCAGTCGCGTCCGGAGCTTCCCTCACGTCGAAGGCAACTACGCTCTGCACGTCTACATCCCCG CCAACATAATTGCGCCCCAGAGGCCCCAGATTGCGctccttttgaagagagtaGCGTCTCTCGTGCCGGATCTCTTCGTAGTCGATGCCGATGTCCCACTGGGCGCACTGTGCAAGGATGAATGGAAGCTCCAACAAGTAGCTTTAGGCCAGGAATTTCACATCAGTTTGGGTAGGACCGTGCCAATCCGGGTCCACCAGATTGATTCTGTGGTCACCATGCTCCGTCAGAAACTTCAGTCTCACAAGCG GTTTTGGATCGATTTTAGCAAATGGGAAGTCTTTGTGAACGATGATAGCACACGGACCTTTCTTTCGCTGGAAGTCACGAAAAGGGGGTTGTCAGAG ATAATGAAGCAGATAAAGCTTGTTAATGAGGTTTATAGGCTTCACGACCTTCCCGAGTTTTACAAG GATCCTCGCCCTCATATATCGTTAGTTTGGGCATCGGGAGATATCAGTGAATCCCTGAAGAAAGTGGTTGTCAATGAGGAGATAAACGGGAGCATGAGCGTCCGGGGGTTACCAGAGAAATGCTTCCTTACCTCTAAATTCAGTGGGATTGAGTGTAAGATTGGGAAGAAATCATACAAAATATGCAAGCTTCCTGATAAATAA